In one window of Kosmotoga pacifica DNA:
- the mnmA gene encoding tRNA 2-thiouridine(34) synthase MnmA yields MKVGIAMSGGVDSAVAAALLIEAGHEVVGYHMKNLPDHLFEVVPETKKVCCSPSDTIDAYKTAKILGIELKIVKLNELFRNHIIDYFIEEYRQGRTPNPCVLCNDYMKFGALMEKALEDGMEMFASGHYARIINHPDYGITLAKGKADHKDQAYFLSRIKKEKLKKILFPNGELTKEEIREKAKVLGLPVHAKRESQELCFIPDNNYRRFLKEEGIVLPAGEIVDVHGNVLGKHRGLPFYTIGQRKGLGISSDKKLYIIDIDKKLNRLIVGPYEMTLKNRFKAIKPNWLIDVHSNEFRCECMVRSTMKPEEAKVHIIGDSLTVEFKKPVSAITPGQLAVFYDGAIVLGSAFIESVES; encoded by the coding sequence ATGAAGGTTGGAATCGCGATGAGTGGTGGTGTTGACAGTGCAGTGGCTGCCGCCTTACTAATTGAAGCCGGCCACGAAGTAGTTGGTTATCACATGAAGAACTTGCCTGATCATCTATTTGAAGTTGTCCCTGAAACCAAAAAAGTCTGTTGCAGCCCATCTGACACTATCGATGCATATAAAACAGCTAAAATCCTCGGAATAGAGCTTAAAATCGTCAAACTAAATGAGTTGTTCAGAAACCATATAATAGACTACTTTATCGAAGAATACAGGCAGGGAAGGACACCCAATCCCTGCGTGCTTTGTAATGACTATATGAAATTCGGTGCACTGATGGAGAAGGCCCTGGAAGACGGCATGGAAATGTTCGCTAGCGGCCACTATGCTAGAATAATCAACCATCCTGATTACGGTATCACACTGGCGAAAGGCAAAGCAGATCACAAAGACCAAGCATATTTCCTTTCCAGAATAAAAAAGGAAAAGCTAAAAAAGATACTCTTCCCCAATGGCGAACTGACAAAAGAAGAGATCAGAGAAAAGGCAAAAGTTCTGGGATTGCCTGTCCATGCGAAGCGAGAGAGTCAGGAACTATGCTTCATCCCCGATAACAATTACCGACGCTTTCTGAAAGAAGAAGGAATTGTCCTACCTGCCGGCGAGATAGTCGATGTACACGGCAATGTTTTAGGAAAGCACCGCGGACTTCCTTTTTACACAATCGGCCAAAGAAAAGGGCTGGGAATCTCTTCCGACAAAAAGCTCTACATTATAGACATCGACAAGAAACTCAACCGCCTGATCGTTGGACCCTACGAAATGACCCTCAAAAACAGGTTCAAAGCCATCAAACCTAACTGGCTGATTGATGTGCATAGCAATGAGTTCAGATGTGAATGCATGGTCAGGAGCACCATGAAACCAGAAGAAGCGAAGGTACATATCATAGGAGACAGTTTAACGGTGGAATTTAAAAAGCCGGTATCCGCTATTACACCCGGTCAGTTAGCAGTTTTCTACGACGGAGCCATCGTCCTTGGAAGCGCGTTTATAGAGAGTGTGGAGAGTTGA